In a single window of the Thunnus thynnus chromosome 9, fThuThy2.1, whole genome shotgun sequence genome:
- the LOC137189475 gene encoding atrophin-1-like, whose translation MMTAWFFSGASLFALLIVDICCTPLKHAPGYNTNAGPYLGSSQSAPVAAMPYNDPSKGVSGPAYLPAPQWAPSSTQTGVQRKPAPSFSSSSSSGPALSGYGGSSLTNSPASSTQPGAAFQPASGDINWVVAPPSISSVGTHGVGSSRPENVSPPLPPPGPVYQAGELSHFEQAFENGDYQRETEEQGLLPPLPPPAPISAGQGFTSQPQPESSIGGSWNIYPHYDYMFLTGQYPPGTVSHYSSSNEQGSDNWEDVHYIRYHFSDNPGPAQQTETFAVPQSFEDPMPPVKRPVIAPYGQGRARGGVSAPSHSRAGGYNPGKGHRY comes from the exons ATGATGACTGCTTGGTTCTTCTCGGG gGCTTCCCTCTTTGCTTTGCTGATTGTGGATATATGCTGCACTCCTCTTAAGCATG CCCCAGGCTATAATACCAATGCTGGCCCTTATCTTGGCTCTAGCCAGTCTGCACCTGTAGCTGCGATGCCTTACAATGATCCTTCTAAAGGAGTCTCCGGACCAGCTTATTTGCCTGCTCCACAGTGGGCGCCCAGTTCCACTCAGACTGGTGTTCAGAGAAAACCAGCACCGTCCTTTAGCTCTAGCTCCTCTTCTGGGCCTGCTCTGTCAGGATACGGTGGTAGCTCTTTGACAAACAGCCCTGCCAGCTCAACACAGCCTGGAGCTGCTTTCCAACCTGCCTCAGGAG ACATCAACTGGGTTGTTGCACCTCCCAGTATCTCGTCAGTGGGCACTCATGGTGTTGGCTCCAGTAGACCTGAGAATGTGAGtccacctcttcctccacctGGACCAGTGTACCAGGCAGGAGAGTTGTCCCATTTTGAGCAAGCCTTTGAGAACGGTGACTACCAGAGGGAGACCGAGGAACAAGGCTTgctccctcctctgcctcctccagcGCCAATCTCTGCTGGACAAGGGTTCACCAGCCAACCTCAGCCAGAGTCCAGCATTGGTGGAAGCTGGAATATTTACCCTCACTACGACTACATGTTCCTGACCGGCCAGTATCCTCCGGGCACAGTCAGTcactacagcagcagcaacgaGCAGGGAAGCGACAACTGGGAAGACGTTCACTACATCAGATACCATTTCTCCGATAACCCCGGTCCTGCACAGCAGACTGAGACCTTTGCAGTCCCCCAGAGCTTTGAGGACCCCATGCCACCTGTGAAGCGTCCTGTGATTGCTCCTTATGGACAAGGTCGTGCAAGAGGTGGGGTTTCTGCTCCTTCTCATTCCCGAGCTGGTGGATACAACCCAGGCAAA GGCCATAGATACTAA